Proteins co-encoded in one Polluticoccus soli genomic window:
- a CDS encoding ligand-binding sensor domain-containing protein, with protein sequence MAANVGPAPSEMNKSIWVVYQDKKKNYWFGSNGNGAYCYDGKNLKQFTTNDGLHSDKIRGIQEDKSGNIYFDTPNGVSRFDGDKFTQLIPVRSETNQWKLRSEDLWFKGNGEITGAYRYDGNTLYHLDFSSFNSKWIDPDYAVYSIYKDKEENIWFGTLSAGVCCFNGVTLNWIYEKELSVLDDGRVPAVRNILEDNDGFFWFSNILSRYKILSNDQKNQGTIEYEKVNGIELSQQQVKMKLPYFNSAVIDNENVWMTSYNEGVWKYDGKKLTNFQIKDGEVNALIVSIYKDNAGVLWLGTDNSGVYTFNGRTFEKFKL encoded by the coding sequence ATGGCAGCTAACGTTGGCCCTGCTCCTTCAGAAATGAACAAAAGTATATGGGTGGTTTATCAAGATAAAAAGAAGAATTATTGGTTTGGCAGCAATGGGAATGGAGCATATTGCTACGACGGTAAAAACCTAAAGCAGTTTACAACCAACGACGGCTTGCATAGTGATAAGATCAGAGGTATTCAGGAAGACAAATCGGGAAACATCTATTTCGACACACCAAACGGAGTAAGCAGATTTGACGGAGACAAATTCACGCAGTTAATACCCGTCAGATCAGAAACCAACCAATGGAAATTACGTTCAGAGGACTTATGGTTCAAAGGCAATGGAGAAATAACCGGTGCGTATCGGTATGACGGCAATACGTTGTACCATTTGGATTTTTCATCCTTCAATTCAAAATGGATCGACCCCGATTATGCGGTTTATAGCATCTATAAGGATAAAGAGGAAAATATTTGGTTCGGCACTCTATCTGCCGGTGTGTGCTGTTTTAATGGCGTAACCTTGAACTGGATCTATGAAAAAGAGCTTTCGGTTCTTGATGACGGCAGAGTTCCGGCAGTTCGTAATATACTTGAAGATAATGATGGTTTTTTTTGGTTCAGTAATATTTTAAGCCGGTATAAAATTCTCAGCAACGATCAAAAAAATCAAGGGACAATTGAATATGAAAAAGTAAACGGAATAGAATTGTCGCAACAACAAGTAAAAATGAAACTTCCGTATTTTAATTCAGCCGTCATTGACAATGAAAACGTTTGGATGACCAGCTATAATGAGGGTGTTTGGAAATATGATGGCAAGAAACTGACCAATTTTCAAATAAAAGATGGAGAAGTAAATGCATTAATTGTTTCAATTTACAAGGATAATGCCGGAGTCCTCTGGCTTGGAACAGACAATTCAGGAGTTTATACATTCAATGGCAGGACGTTTGAAAAATTCAAACTATGA